A window from Eubalaena glacialis isolate mEubGla1 chromosome 1, mEubGla1.1.hap2.+ XY, whole genome shotgun sequence encodes these proteins:
- the LOC133099638 gene encoding LOW QUALITY PROTEIN: endonuclease V-like (The sequence of the model RefSeq protein was modified relative to this genomic sequence to represent the inferred CDS: inserted 1 base in 1 codon; deleted 2 bases in 1 codon) — MARKAAGRPPEETLSLWKQEQALLKTLVVDRDTEAWQRDPAFLGLQRVGGVDVSFVKGDSVSACASLVVLSYPEPEVMYEDCRMVSLTGPYVSGFLAFREVPFLVDVVQWLRQKEPRLMPQVLFVVGNGVLHHRGFGVACHLGVLTDLSSIXVAKKLLQVDGLENNALHKEKIRLLKAGGDSFPLMGGSGTILGMALKSHDHSTKPLCVSVGHKMSLEAAVHLTHGCCKFRILEALHQADIHSPDYIRRTLGVQGAPLAAERSKKAQRPKPCPQGVSEEPTDLEIIH; from the exons ATGGCCCGAAAGGCGGCTGGGAGGCCGCCAGAGGAAACACTGTCGCTCTGGAAACAGGAGCAAGCCCTGTTGAAGACCCTTGTTGTGGACCGGGACACGGAGGCGTGGCAACGGGACCCCGCCTTTTTGGGCCTGCAGAGGGTCGGGGGCGTGGACGTGTCCTTTGTGAAGGGCGACAGTGTCAGCGCCTGTGCCTCCCTGGTGGTGCTCAGCTACCCTGAGCCCGAGGTGATGTATGAGGACTGTCGCATGGTGAGCCTGACAGGCCCCTATGTGTCAGGCTTCCTGGCCTTCCGAGAGGTGCCCTTCCTGGTGGACGTGGTACAGTGGCTGCGGCAGAAGGAGCCCCGCCTCATGCCCCAGGTCCTTTTTGTGGTTGGAAATGGGGTGCTTCACCACCGAGGCTTTGGGGTGGCCTGCCACCTTGGTGTCCTCACAGACCTGTCCAGCA TGGTGGCCAAGAAACTCCTGCAGGTGGACGGGCTGGAGAACAACGCTCTGCACAAGGAGAAGATACGGCTCCTGAAGGCTGGAGGAGACTCATTTCCTCTGATGGGAGGTTCCGGGACCATCCTGGGCATGGCGCTGAAGAGCCACGACCACAGCACCAAgcccctctgtgtctctgtgggcCACAAAATGAGCCTGGAGGCAGCCGTGCACCTGACCCATGGCTGCTGCAAGTTTCGGATCCTGGAGGCCCTGCACCAGGCTGACATCCACTCCCCAGACTACATCCGCAGGACCCTGGGAGTCCAAGGGGCCCCT CTTGCGGCCGAAAGGAGCAAGAAGGCACAGAGGCCAAAGCCGTGCCCCCAGGGAGTCTCAGAAGAGCCCACAGATTTAGAAATTATCCATTGA